The window TCAAAGCATAGTCAATATTCGCACGCAACGTATGCAATGGAATTCTTCCTTCTTTATACATTTCTGAACGAGCTATTTCAACACCATTCAGACGACCAGAAATTTGTACCTTAATTCCCTCTGCTCCCATTCGCATTGCAGCAGCAATAGCTACTTTTATTACATGACGATAAGCTATCTTAGCCTCTAATTGACGAGCAATATTACTCGCCACAATTGCCGCATCTAATTCAGGCTTTTTTATCTCAAAAATATTTATTTGAACCTCTTTAGAAGTAATTCTTTTCAATTCTTCCTTCAATTTATCTACTTCCTGACCACCTTTACCAATAATAACACCTGGACGTGCGGTACACACAACCACAGTAACTAATTTTAATGTACGTTCAATAACAATACGAGATACACTCGCCTTAGCAAGACGAGTATTTAAATATTTACGAATTTTACTATCCTCATATAAAATATCTCCATAATTATCACCTCCACACCAATTAGAATCCCACCCACGAATGATTCCCAAACGATTACTTATCGGATTTATTTTTTGTCCCATTTAAGTCCCTAATTTTGTATTTCATTTTTCGTATTTACAAATATAACTACATGGCTAAAACGCTTACGAACGCGATGCGCCCTCCCCTGAGGAGCAGGACGAATCCTCTTCAGGATAGTAGACACATCAACATTAACCATTGTTATAAACAACTCCCCGTTTTCTGCTTGTCGTCCAGTTTTTTGCTCCCAATTAGAAATGGCCAATTTAAGTAACTTCTCTAAGAATAAAGAAATTTTTTTATTGGAAAATCTCAAAATACCTAAAGCTTTAAACACCTCAATCCCACGAATCATATCTGCCACAAGGCGTACCTTACGAGCAGAGACAGGTATATGCCGCAACCTTGCGAAATACATTGTTCTTCGACTTTCCTTTCTTTTTTCTGCCGATATTCTCTTTCTAACACCCATGAAATTATTTACTTTTTCTTATTACCCGCATGACCACGAAATTGACGTGTAGGAGAAAATTCCCCCAATTTATGTCCAACCATATTTTCCGTAATATAAACAGGAATAAATTTATTCCCATTGTGGACTGCAATAGTACATCCTACAAAATCAGGAGAAATCATTGATGCCCTTGCCCAAGTCTTCACAACAGACTTCTTCTTTGATTCATTCATTAACAGAATCTTCTTCTCTAACTTAACATTAATATAAGGACCTTTTCTCAAAGAACGACTCATAATCCACCGATTTTAAAACTCACTAGGTTACTTTTTCTTACTTTCAATAATATATCTAGAGGAATACTTTTTCAAATTTCTTGTTTTTAATCCCTTTGCATACAAACCTTTACGAGATCTTGGATGCCCTCCAGAAGCACGTCCCTCCCCTCCCCCCATTGGATGATCAACGGGGTTCATTGCTACACCACGAACATGTGGGCAGTGTCCTAGCCATCTTATCCTCCCAGCTTTTCCCGACTTTTCCAAAGCATGTTCAGAATTACTTACACTGCCAATACTCGCTCTACATAAAGCGAGTACTTTCCGTGTTTCTCCCGAAGGCATCCTAACAATTACATAATTACCCTCTCTAGAAACAACCTGAGCAAAAACTCCTGCAGAACGCACCATTTTAGCACCCTGCCCCGGACGCAACTCAATATTGTGGATTATTGTTCCCAAAGGAATATCAGCTAACGGAAGTGAATTCCCAACTTCGGGAGGAGCCTCTTTCCCCGAAACTATTAATTGATTTACTTTCAATCCATTTGGGGCAACAATATACACCTTCTCTCCATCAGCATAGTACAACAAAGCAATACGAGCAGAACGATTAGGATCATATTCTATAGACTTTACTCTTGCAGGAATACCATCTTTATTTCTCTTAAAATCAATTAAACGAAATCTACGTTTATGCCCTCCTCCAATATGTCTAACTGTCCTATGACCCTCAGCATTACGCCCACCTGACTTACATTTACCAAAAACAAGAGACTTTTCAGGTATAGTAGCCGTGATTTCGCTAAACATGCCAACAATTCTGTGCCTTTGCCCCGGTGTTACCGGCTTCAACTTACGAATCCCCATTCCCTATTTAATATTACCACTAAAAAAGTCTATTGTTTCTCCCTTACTCAATATCACAATTGCCTTTTTAAGAGCGACCCTTTTCCCCTTCATAACCTTCAATTTGTTATACCTCGACTTTCTTTTACCGTCATAATTCATCGTATTCACTCTTAAAACTGAAACATCATAAAGCCCGCTCACTGCTGTTCTGATTTCTAACTTATCAGCGCTAGGAGAAACATAGAACCCTACACAATTTGATTTTTTATCTGTAATCTGAGTTTGTTTTTCTGTTATGATAGGTTTAATAATTATTCCCATTACTATCTTCGACTAAAGTTAAAAATTATTAATGGCAACTACAGAACTTTCTAAAATTACCAAACGGTTCACATCCAAAATTTCATAAGTGTTTAAATTGGAAACGGTAGTCACTTTTACTTTTGATATATTTCTCGCTGATAAAAAAATATTATCATCTTTCTCCGGAAGAATAACAAGTAATTTGCTATTAGCTATTTGTATTTTCAAATTCTTAGCCAAATCTAAGAATTCTTTTGTCTTCGGAGTTTCAAAAGAAAAATCTTCAACAACGATAACGCCCCCCTCACGCATTCTACAAGATAAAACAGATCTGCGTGCCATTTTTTTTTCTTTCTTATTTAGTTTAAAACTATAATCCCTCGGTTTAGGACCAAATACCCTAGCTCCTCCCACTAAAACAGGAGAATTGATATCACCACGACGAGCCCCTCCACTACCTTTCTGACGTCCTAATTTACGAGTACTACCTGACATCTCACTCCTCTCCTTGGATTTAGCCGTACCTTGACGTTTATTAGCAAGATACCGCCTTACATCCAGATAAACAATATAATCATTTGGTTCAACTCTAAAAACACTATCTTCCAATATTACTTTTCTTCCTGTTTCCTCACCCTTAATATTAAAAATATTTACCTCCATCACTTCTTAACTATTAAAATTGAACCTTTTGAACCCGGAACTGATCCCTTGACTATCAATAAATTATATTTAGATATTAACTCTATTACTTCAAGATTTTGTATAGTTACTTTTGTATTCCCCATTTGACCTGCCATACGTGTACCCTTAAATACTTTTGCGGGATAAGAACATGCTCCAATAGAACCTGGATGTCTCTGACGATCACTTTGTCCTAAAGTTGCTTCACCCACTCCTCTAAAACCATGCCGCTTTACAACCCCTTGGAACCCTTTCCCCTTCGATATGCCAACTACATCTACATAAATTCCTTTATTAAAAAAGTCAACAGTTATAACATCTCCTTCTTTATATTTCCCTTGTTCTTTAAACTCGGCTAAATATCTTTTAAAAGATACTCCTGCTCTTTTAAAATGTCCCCGTTCTGGCTTTGTAGTATGTTTTTCTTTCTTGTCTTCAAATCCTACCTGTACGGCTTCATAGCCATCCTTATCAACCGTTTTGACTTGAGTAACAACACAAGGACCTACTTCCATAACAGTACATGGAAGATTCTTCCCTTCAACACTAAAAATAGATGTCATCCCAATTTTTTTCCCAATTAATCCAGGCATATCTTTTACTTAAAACTTACATTAATTAATTAATTAATTCTTATTGCTCATCCCCTTTACGCATTTCAAACCAATATTCAAAGCTCACATTTTACAGTTCCACTAATACCTCCAAAACTTAAATTTACACCTTTATTTCAACCTCCACACCACTGGGTAAATCCAGTTTCATTAATGCATCTACCACCTTAGTATTAGAAGCATAAATATCAATCAGTCGTTTATATGAAGCCAATTCAAATTGCTCACGAGATTTTTTATTCACAAAAGTTGCACGATTCACCGTAAAGATCCTCCTATGAGTAGGAAGAGGAATAGGGCCACTTACATCATCAGCTATACTCTTTACAGCTTTCACAATTTTCTCAGCAGACCTATCTATTAAATTATAATCATAAGATTTTAACCTAATCCTAATTTTGTGGCTCGCACTCATCACTTTTTGCTTTCAAATATTAACTTAATAACTAAAGAACTGGTTTTTCTTCTCTCTTTTCTACTACTTTTATCCCTACAAAGATAGAGAATTCTCACCCAATAACCTTAAACTTATCTATCTAATGTCTTTCTTAATACGTACATGCTACATGCGAGACTTGTCTCTTTTCTTTGTTATACCCCATCTATAACAAAGAACATTTCATCATTTTAAATTTGATTTTGCATACAATATCCGCTCAAAACACATTTCATCGTCTAAAATACAAGCTTTATTTCAATAAAGCCAAAAACGAACACATCTCTCCATCTGCCGGAGATAAATAAATTCTAAAACTAGGAACTCTCCAATTCATTTCTATAACCTCTTTTTTTATTACTTTGTTTTCCTCCAATCTATGATATTAACCATACTCCAAAATTTTCTAAAAAATTTCACTTAAAATTTCACTTAATTAAATCCACTCTCCCTTTTATTTTTATCAATATTTCCCTTGCAATGGTAGCAGAAACTTCTTCATAATGCGAAAAAGACAAATTACTTGTAGCACGACCTGAGGTAATAGTACGTAAAGTTGTCACATAACCAAACATTTCCGACAAGGGAGCATGTGCCTTTATAATCCTTATTCCAACACGACTAGTATCCATAGTTTCTACCCGTCCACGTCGTTTATTCAAATCACCAATTACATCACCCATATTTTCTTCTGGAGTAACCACCTCAATCCTCATAATCGGCTCTTTTAAAACCGGACTAGCCTTCTCTACAGCATTCTTAAATGCTTGAATAGCACACACTTCAAAAGACAATTGATCAGAATCCACAGCATGATAGGAACCATCAATAACTGTCACCTTTAATTTATCCACTGCATAGCCTGCTAAAATACCATTCTTCATTGCTCGCAAAAAACCCTTATGAATAGAAGGAATATACTCCTTTGGAATATTTCCACCTTTAACCTCACTTATAAATTGAAAATCGCCCTCAAAATCCGAATCAACTGGCTCAATACGAACGATCATATCAGCAAACTTACCACGACCACCCGTTTGCTTTTTATATACTTCACGCCATTCTACTGACTTAGTAATAGCTTCTTTATAAGACACCTGAGGGGGACCTTGATTGGAGTCAACTTTAAATTCTCGTTTTAATCTATCAATAATTATTTCTAAATGAAGTTCACCCATGCCTGAAATAATTATTTGTCCCGTTTCCTCATTTGTTTTAACAGTAAAAGTTGGATCTTCTTCTGCTAACTTGGCGAGTCCCAATTCCAATTTATCTAAATCTTTTTGTGTTTTAGGCTCAACTGCAATACTAATTACAGGTTCTGGAAAATCCATTTTTTCCAAAATAATCGGATAATTTTCACTACACAAAGTATCTCCTGTGCGAATATCCTTAAAACCCACTCCAGCCCCAATATCACCACATCCAATATACTCCCTCGGATTTTGCTTATTAGAATGCATTTGAAATAATCGAGAAATACGTTCCTTTTTTCCAGAACGAGTATTATAAACATAAGAACCAGCCTCTAATTCTCCTGAATATACACGAAAAAAACAAAGCCGACCTACATAAGGATCTGTCGCAATTTTAAATACTAAAGCACACAAAGGATCCGAAGCACTTGGCTTACGAGCTACTATTTTATCCAAATTATCAGGATGAACACCTTTAATTGCAACCGTATCTACTGGGCTTGGAAGATAGGCACATACTGCATCCAATAAAGCCTGTACACCTTTATTTCTAAAAGAAGATCCACAAATCATTGGATTAATTTGCATAGCCAACGTTCCTTTACGAATAACCCCACGAATTTCATCTTCAGTAATTGCATCCGGATCATCAAAATATTTCTCCATCAAAGCATCATCTACTTCTGCTAAGATCTCAAGCATTTTATTCCTCCCATTTTCAGCTTCTGACATAATCTCTGTAGGAATCTTTTCAATGGAATAAGACGCACCCATAGCTTCATCATACCAATACAAAGCTTTCATTCGTACTAAATCTATGATTCCGCAAAACCTCTCCTCCGCACCAATAGGGATCTGAACAGGACAAGGATTAGCTCCCAAGATCTCTTTCATTTGTCGCATTACTTCAAAAAAATTTGCACCAGAACGGTCCATTTTGTTCACATAACAAATCCTTGGCACACGATACTTATCTGCCTGGTACCACACAGTTTCCGATTGAGGTTCAACTCCCCCTACTGCACAAAAAGTAACAACTGCGCCATCTAAGACACGTAAAGAACGCTCTACTTCCACAGTAAAATCCACATGTCCTGGAGTATCAATCAAATTAATCTTATATATACTATCACTATATTTCCATTTAGCTGTTGTTGCAGCAGAAGTGATTGTAATACCACGCTCCTGCTCTTGTTCCATCCAGTCCATAGTAGCAGCTCCATCATGAACCTCTCCAATCTTATGAGTAATGCCTGTATAAAAAAGTATCCGCTCTGATGTAGTAGTCTTCCCCGCATCAATATGTGCCATAATACCAATGTTGCGAGTATACTTTAGTTGGTCGTCCACACCTCTTGCCATTAAAATCCCTATTTTTTATAATATAAACTGACTATCAAAATCTAAAATATGCAAACGCTCTGTTAGCTTCTGCCATTTTACGCATATCTTCCTTTTTCTTATACGCACCACCTTGACTATTAAAAGCATCCACAATCTCAGCTGATAACTTATCCGCCATTGATTTACCATCTCTTTTCCGAGCAAAAAAAATCATATTTTTCATTGAAATAGTCTCTTTTCTCTCCGGATAAATTTCTGTAGGTACCTGAAAAGTAGCACCACCAACTCGTCTAGACTTCACTTCAACAAGTGGAGTTATATTATTCAATGCATGCTCCCAGATTTCAAGAGAAGATTTTTGTTCATCAGACAGTTTAGCTCTCACTTTTTCCAGAGCAGAATAAAAAATATTAAAAGCCATGCTTTTCTTACCATCATACATTAAATGATTAACAAATTTCGTTACTCTTTGGCTGCCAAATACAGCATCCGAAAGTATTTGTCTTTTTTTAGGCTTTGCCTTTCTCATCTTTCTCAAAAATTTTATCTACAATGATTCTAAACAGTTTAAATATATCTTCAACAAACTTCCTTTTCTAAGTTCATTCAATTTCATTTCTTATTTTTAGTTGGTACTGCCTTAGTTTTTCCTGTTCCCGTTTTCGGGAACTTTGCTCCATATTTAGAGCGCCTCTGCATACGCCCACTCACACCTGCTGTATCTAAGGCTCCACGTACAATATGATAACGCACACCTGGAAGGTCCTTTACTCTTCCTCCTCTTACCAACACAATAGAATGTTCTTGCAAATTATGCCCTTCACCTGGAATATATACATTAACCTCCTTAGAATTAGTCAAACGCACACGTGCAACTTTACGCATAGCAGAATTAGGTTTTTTAGGAGTTGTAGTATACACTCTTACACAAACCCCTCTCTTCTGTGGACATGAATCCAATGCGGGCGCTTTCCCCTTTTTTAAGAAAGTTGCTCTTCCCTTCCTTACTAACTGCTGAATTGTAGGCATAATCAACTATATTTTTCTATTTCTATAACTCTAACTCTCCCAATTCTCCCGAATAATAGATTCCTCAGACCAACTAATTTACACATAAAAAGTATAAAACTAAAATGATTATTAATAAGTCAAAGACTTTTTTTTACAAAAAAACATTCTAAAAACAATTTTGTTAGGTAACAATGAAAATTTTTAAAACTCTTATAGAGATATAATATAAAATGTTGATATATAGATTATTCACTAAATCGATTACCTTATCCTCACTATATTATCTGAATAAATTTTTAAAAAATCACCCTGAATTGTCTATTCTTGTATATTATGTTTTGTACGTTTTTTTTGCGATCTACATCACAAAATGAATATATATATATATATATATATATCCTATATATAAGTGATGATAAAGATTAATCTACTTTCATATTACTTTCATATTACTTTCATAAACTTTCTTCATTAAGCTTGTTATTTACAACGTATCAGATTCTCATACATCTTTTCACCTATAATCTCCTTAACTTCGTTAAAGTCACCACGTTCAAAACGAATTCTCGCCTTTCGTAAACAAATATTCTTCTTGCCTTTTTTCGCATATTACGGCTCATTTTCTCTCAAAGCTATTATATTATTCTAAATAATAGGCAATATCATCCGTTCACTCGCCAAAATCGTATTAGGAAATATTTTTTGAGCTTCTTTTAATAAAAATGTTTCATCAGGATATCTAGCAGAAAAATGACCCAACATAAGTTTTTTTACATTAGCAGCCCTAGCTATCAAAGATGCTTGCTGAGCTGAAGAATGATAAGTTTCTTTGGCACGGGCTAAATCTTTATTACTATAAGTCGCCTCATGATAAAGCAAATCTACACCAGTTATCAACGGAATAATCTCTTCATAATACACTGTATCCGAACAATAAGCATATCTACAAGAAAAACTCGCCAACTTTGACAAACATGAACTAGAAACTGTTTGACTACCAGAAGTAACAAAATTACCTCTCTGCATATTGTTATCAAACAAATAGATAGGTTTTTCTTCAAATAAAAAACCAACAGTAGGCACTCTATGTTTCAGAGGAATCGTAAACACTCTCAACACTTGATCCTCAAAAATCAACCCACTACAAGTAGGATCAAAAGGATGAAACACTACCTGAAATGGCAATTCCTTAAAGAAATATTTTATTAAAGGCTGAAATAAACATTTAGTATCTGGATGAGAATAAATGCATAAATCAACTGTACGCCCTAATAACACAAACATTGATACTAACCCTAGTAATCCAAAACAATGATCACCATGCAAATGAGAAATAAAAATATGATTAAGTCGTTGAAACTTCAAATTCATTGCACGAAATTGCAACTGACTCCCTTCTCCGCAATCGATCATATATAATTCTCCATTCAAATTAACTATTTGAGAGCTTAAAGAATGCCTAGTAGCAGGAAGAGCTGATCCACAACCCAATATATTCACTTCAAACTGTCTCATGATTGCTTTATGTCTATCAACTTATGAAATTGCAAGCTTACAATGCTCAATTTTGGAAAAAATTTGATTTGTTCTACAACAATAATTTATACTAGTTACTGTAGCAACTACACTTCTCATAAAAAAGTTTAGGACTTAATAAAAATAATGTCTGAATAATGTCTAGCTATGGACAAAAATTTTTACTTTTCGAAATAGACAACTGATGGATTTTACATTAACAGCTAAACTCAACCAATGATCCTCAAAACATTACACTTTATTTGATCCAAAAAATTTAATATGTGGAAGAGAAGCCGAAAATAAAAATTGATGAACAAATATAAAATGAATACATCAAAGCTTTACCTTATTATTTTTTTGTCTCATGTAATCTTTGAATTTGACGCTCAATAACCTCATCTTCAATTTTTTCAAACAACAAATCAAAAGGATTAAGCTGATGTCCAGCTTCTAATAAATTCATTTCTCCAAATTGAGACCATTTTAAATTACCCTTGCGAATAAAACGACAAATTTTATCTACTGTAAAAGGTAAAAAAGGTTCAAATACAATAGTAAGATTGACTATCATTTGTAAAGCCACATTCAATACAGTAGCTGTACGAAATATGTCTTTTCTTGCAGTTTTCCATGCTTCAGTATCCGTCAAATACTTATTCCCAATACGGACCAAACTCATAGCTTCCTTCAAAGCATCACGAAAATGATACTGCCCTAAATAATTTTCCAAAATTATTTTTGATCGAAAAAATTTTTCTAAAACATTTCGATCATAATCCCTTAATTCACCGAGCTTAGGAACTTTTCCTTCAAAATATTTGTGAGTAAGCACTAAAACTCTATTAACAAAATTTCCAAGTATAGCAACTAATTCATTGTTATTACGTGCCTGAAAATCCCTCCATGTAAAATCGCCATCTTTAGTTTCAGGTGCATTAGCTATCAAAACATAACGTAAAACATCTTGTTGTCCAGGAAATTCTTCCAAATATTCATGTAGCCAAACTGCCCAATTACGGGAAGTAGATATTTTTTCTCCTTCCAAATTTAAAAATTCATTAGCGGGCACATTATCTGGCAATATATACCCTTCATGAGCTTTCAACATAACCGGAAAGATAATACAATGAAATACAATATTATCTTTCCCAATAAAATGTACAAGCTTAGTACTGGGGTCTTTCCACCATTTCTTCCAATCGTTTGGAGAATATTCTATAGTATTAGAAATATAACCTATAGGGGCATCAAACCAAACATATAATACTTTGCCCTCAGCACCTTTTATTGGAACAGGAATTCCCCAATCAAGGTCTCTGCTTACAGCACGATGGAACAATCCTGTTTCTAACCAAGATTTGCACTGCCCAACAACGTTAGTTTTCCATTCTCTATGTTCTTCCAAAATCCATTTTTTTAGCCATTCTGTATATTCGTCCAAAGGCAAATACCAATGTTTAGTCTCTCTTACCTTGGGTAGGGTATTTGTGATAACAGATTTTGGATCAAGTAAATCCATGGCGTTAATAAAAGCTCCACATGATTCGCATTGATCCCCATATGCCTGTTTATATCCACACAAATAACACGTTCCAGAAATATAACGATCTGCAAGAAATAATTTGGCATGTGTATCATAATATTGTCCTGTAATTTTCTCTACTAATTTTCCCTTATCATATAAATGGCGAAAAAATTCCGATGCTGTCTGATGATGTATTAATGAGGATGTTCGGGAATAAATATCAAAGGTAATCCCAAAATCTTCAAAAGATTTTTTAATAAGATGATGATAACGATCCACAACTTTCTGTGGGGTACTACCTTCTTCTCTAGCTTTCAAGGCAATTGGCACACCGTGTTCATCCGAACCCCCTATAAACAAAACTTCTTCCCCTCGTAGTCGCAAATAACGAGCATAAATATCCGCCGGGATATAAACACCTGCTAAGTGTCCAATATGAACAGGACCATTAGCATATGGCAAAGCAGAAGTGATCAAAAACCTTTTGTAATTTTCCATTTCATACTACATTTAGCTATACTTGTGGTTTCATAAATGTTCTTACATTATGAAACTACGAGTATAATATAAAGAAAAGACTTCTCTGTGCTAATTTAGAAGAAATACTTAATAATTAGATAGCTTCAACAAAACATATTGACCTAGATTTTTATGAGGGACGAATTATTCTCATCTATCCAAATGTAATATTTTGTATATTGCATTGCGGTGTATAAAGTAGTAGAAAAACTCTAATTTTTTTGTATCACTTTACTGAAAAGGATGATATATATGATCCCGATACTTTTAAATCACCCCACCCCCCCTCTATCAGGTCTGGATCCTGCTTCTCCTTTACATAGAGTCATTCGTCTGCCAACAGACCGAAATTATTGTGGTATTTAATCCAGAAAGCATGGATTATAGCATATAATTATAATTTATCTGATTTATAAAATCAAGCCAATAAATATAAAAATGGTAAAATGGTAAAAGAAATAAAGGAGCTTACACCCAAAAGTGTAAGCTCCTCTCGATGGTATAATGACTTAGTTATTAAGGCCGATTTAGCGGAAAATTCTGCCGTACGGGGTTGTATGGTAATTAAGCCATATGGCTACGCCATATGGGAAAAAATTCAGAGGCAATTGGATGAGATGTTTAAGGAAACAGGACATGTAAATGCTTATTTCCCTTTGTTTATTCCCAAGTCTTTTCTAAACAGAGAAGCCAGCCATATAGAAGGTTTTGCCAAAGAATGTGCCATAGTAACTCATTATAGATTAAAAAATGATCCAATAGGGAAAGGAATAATTGTTGATTCGGAAGCTAAACTTGAAGAAGAGTTAATTATACGTCCTACTTCTGAAAGTATTATTTGGAATACTTATAAAAAATGGATTCATTCCTATCGCGATTTACCTATTTTAATAAATCAATGGGCAAATGTAGTCCGTTGGGAGATGCGTACTCGGCTGTTTTTGAGGACAGCAGAATTCCTCTGGCAAGAAGGACATACCGCTCACACTTCTAAAGAAGAAGCTATTGAAGAAACCTTGAAAATACTGGATATATATGCCAATTTTGTAGAACAATACATGGCTATTCCAGTAACTAAAGGAGTTAAAACTCCTTGTGAACGATTTGCAGGAGCAACCGATACATATTGCATTGAAACCTTAATGCAAGATGGGAAAGCACTTCAAGCAGGAACTTCTCA of the Candidatus Azobacteroides pseudotrichonymphae genomovar. CFP2 genome contains:
- the rpsC gene encoding 30S ribosomal protein S3 — protein: MGQKINPISNRLGIIRGWDSNWCGGDNYGDILYEDSKIRKYLNTRLAKASVSRIVIERTLKLVTVVVCTARPGVIIGKGGQEVDKLKEELKRITSKEVQINIFEIKKPELDAAIVASNIARQLEAKIAYRHVIKVAIAAAMRMGAEGIKVQISGRLNGVEIARSEMYKEGRIPLHTLRANIDYALSEALTKVGLLGVKVWICRGEVYSKQDFVVQFASQRGMNRYEGSGDKSVKRRKRNGIKKNE
- the rplV gene encoding 50S ribosomal protein L22, with amino-acid sequence MGVRKRISAEKRKESRRTMYFARLRHIPVSARKVRLVADMIRGIEVFKALGILRFSNKKISLFLEKLLKLAISNWEQKTGRQAENGELFITMVNVDVSTILKRIRPAPQGRAHRVRKRFSHVVIFVNTKNEIQN
- the rpsS gene encoding 30S ribosomal protein S19, translated to MSRSLRKGPYINVKLEKKILLMNESKKKSVVKTWARASMISPDFVGCTIAVHNGNKFIPVYITENMVGHKLGEFSPTRQFRGHAGNKKK
- the rplB gene encoding 50S ribosomal protein L2, which gives rise to MGIRKLKPVTPGQRHRIVGMFSEITATIPEKSLVFGKCKSGGRNAEGHRTVRHIGGGHKRRFRLIDFKRNKDGIPARVKSIEYDPNRSARIALLYYADGEKVYIVAPNGLKVNQLIVSGKEAPPEVGNSLPLADIPLGTIIHNIELRPGQGAKMVRSAGVFAQVVSREGNYVIVRMPSGETRKVLALCRASIGSVSNSEHALEKSGKAGRIRWLGHCPHVRGVAMNPVDHPMGGGEGRASGGHPRSRKGLYAKGLKTRNLKKYSSRYIIESKKK
- the rplW gene encoding 50S ribosomal protein L23 — encoded protein: MGIIIKPIITEKQTQITDKKSNCVGFYVSPSADKLEIRTAVSGLYDVSVLRVNTMNYDGKRKSRYNKLKVMKGKRVALKKAIVILSKGETIDFFSGNIK
- the rplD gene encoding 50S ribosomal protein L4 produces the protein MEVNIFNIKGEETGRKVILEDSVFRVEPNDYIVYLDVRRYLANKRQGTAKSKERSEMSGSTRKLGRQKGSGGARRGDINSPVLVGGARVFGPKPRDYSFKLNKKEKKMARRSVLSCRMREGGVIVVEDFSFETPKTKEFLDLAKNLKIQIANSKLLVILPEKDDNIFLSARNISKVKVTTVSNLNTYEILDVNRLVILESSVVAINNF
- the rplC gene encoding 50S ribosomal protein L3 — its product is MPGLIGKKIGMTSIFSVEGKNLPCTVMEVGPCVVTQVKTVDKDGYEAVQVGFEDKKEKHTTKPERGHFKRAGVSFKRYLAEFKEQGKYKEGDVITVDFFNKGIYVDVVGISKGKGFQGVVKRHGFRGVGEATLGQSDRQRHPGSIGACSYPAKVFKGTRMAGQMGNTKVTIQNLEVIELISKYNLLIVKGSVPGSKGSILIVKK
- the rpsJ gene encoding 30S ribosomal protein S10, translated to MSASHKIRIRLKSYDYNLIDRSAEKIVKAVKSIADDVSGPIPLPTHRRIFTVNRATFVNKKSREQFELASYKRLIDIYASNTKVVDALMKLDLPSGVEVEIKV
- the fusA gene encoding elongation factor G, which gives rise to MARGVDDQLKYTRNIGIMAHIDAGKTTTSERILFYTGITHKIGEVHDGAATMDWMEQEQERGITITSAATTAKWKYSDSIYKINLIDTPGHVDFTVEVERSLRVLDGAVVTFCAVGGVEPQSETVWYQADKYRVPRICYVNKMDRSGANFFEVMRQMKEILGANPCPVQIPIGAEERFCGIIDLVRMKALYWYDEAMGASYSIEKIPTEIMSEAENGRNKMLEILAEVDDALMEKYFDDPDAITEDEIRGVIRKGTLAMQINPMICGSSFRNKGVQALLDAVCAYLPSPVDTVAIKGVHPDNLDKIVARKPSASDPLCALVFKIATDPYVGRLCFFRVYSGELEAGSYVYNTRSGKKERISRLFQMHSNKQNPREYIGCGDIGAGVGFKDIRTGDTLCSENYPIILEKMDFPEPVISIAVEPKTQKDLDKLELGLAKLAEEDPTFTVKTNEETGQIIISGMGELHLEIIIDRLKREFKVDSNQGPPQVSYKEAITKSVEWREVYKKQTGGRGKFADMIVRIEPVDSDFEGDFQFISEVKGGNIPKEYIPSIHKGFLRAMKNGILAGYAVDKLKVTVIDGSYHAVDSDQLSFEVCAIQAFKNAVEKASPVLKEPIMRIEVVTPEENMGDVIGDLNKRRGRVETMDTSRVGIRIIKAHAPLSEMFGYVTTLRTITSGRATSNLSFSHYEEVSATIAREILIKIKGRVDLIK
- the rpsG gene encoding 30S ribosomal protein S7, producing MRKAKPKKRQILSDAVFGSQRVTKFVNHLMYDGKKSMAFNIFYSALEKVRAKLSDEQKSSLEIWEHALNNITPLVEVKSRRVGGATFQVPTEIYPERKETISMKNMIFFARKRDGKSMADKLSAEIVDAFNSQGGAYKKKEDMRKMAEANRAFAYFRF
- the rpsL gene encoding 30S ribosomal protein S12 → MPTIQQLVRKGRATFLKKGKAPALDSCPQKRGVCVRVYTTTPKKPNSAMRKVARVRLTNSKEVNVYIPGEGHNLQEHSIVLVRGGRVKDLPGVRYHIVRGALDTAGVSGRMQRRSKYGAKFPKTGTGKTKAVPTKNKK
- a CDS encoding ribonuclease Z produces the protein MRQFEVNILGCGSALPATRHSLSSQIVNLNGELYMIDCGEGSQLQFRAMNLKFQRLNHIFISHLHGDHCFGLLGLVSMFVLLGRTVDLCIYSHPDTKCLFQPLIKYFFKELPFQVVFHPFDPTCSGLIFEDQVLRVFTIPLKHRVPTVGFLFEEKPIYLFDNNMQRGNFVTSGSQTVSSSCLSKLASFSCRYAYCSDTVYYEEIIPLITGVDLLYHEATYSNKDLARAKETYHSSAQQASLIARAANVKKLMLGHFSARYPDETFLLKEAQKIFPNTILASERMILPII